The DNA sequence TCCTGATCAATCTTCTCCTCCTCGTTCTCACCCAGCCCGGCGCACTCGTCCTGGCCGGATTCGATCCGCCGTTCGGCCTGACGGTGAACGCCACCATGTGGATGGCCGCGTTCGTCGGCGCCTCCCCCCTCGCCTTCCTGTATCTCCTCGTCAGGAGCGAATCCCTCGGCAGGCGGTTCCTCTGGGGAGTGGCGGCCTACATCGCTCTGATACTCACCGTCGCCTATGCGTCGTACCTCCTGCAGCAGCCTCTCTTTGAAGGGTTCAGGGCGCCGGGCTACGAACAGACCTTCCCGGTCTTCCTTGTCGCCTCCGTGCTGACCGCCGTCATCTCCTTAACACTCCTGCCGGTCGGGGTTCTTGCCTACGCCGGAAGCCCCGAAAACCTCCCCCTGCTCGTCGTGAACGTCGCGCTTCTCGCGGCGGCCGTGCTACTCTGGCGCCTGCGCTCGCGGAGTGAGGGGCCGTACGGGAGTCCCTGAGCGGGTGTACCTCGCAGGGTGACACCACACTTTTCCCTCCCGGCGGCGATGGCTGCATTGTATCCGGCGCATCGGAGCCTGCCGGAGAAGCGAGAGATATCATGGAAAACGGACCCAGGGGAGCAATCCTCCAGAGAGACGGCGCGTCATACGCGATCGTGCCGAGAACGCCCGCAGGAATCGTCAGCCCGGAGCACCTGAAGAGCATCATCAAGGTCGTCAGGCGCTACGACATTCCCGTCATCAAGATGACGTCGGGGCAGCGAATGGTGCTCGTGGGCATCAAAGAAGAGGACATCGAGAGCATCTGGAACGAACTCGGGATGACCGTGGGCCAGGCGACCGCGCCCTGCGTCCATTACGTCCAGGCATGCCCGGGGACGGTGACCTGCAAGTACGGCAAGCAGGACTCCCTGGGCCTCGGGCTCGAGGTCGAGGAACTCTACCAGGAGATGGACCTGCCGGCAAAACTCAAGATGGGGATCTCCGGGTGCCCCCGGTGCTGCGGCGAGAGTTACCTCCGGGATATCGGCATCGTCGGAAACGCGAAAGGCTGGACGGTCGTCTTCGGGGGCAACTCCGGCGGCCGCCCCCGGATCGGCGATCTTGCCGCAAAGGATCTCACCAGAGAGGAGGCGCTCGACCTGGTCCGCCGGCTGCTCGAGTACTACCGCGAGAACGCCAGACCGGGAGAGCGGACCGCACGGTTCGTCGAGCGGGTCGGCTTTGACGCCGTCAAAAAGGACGTCCTGACCTTCGCCCCCTACATACCGCTGGATTCTGTCTGATCCGGTTACGGGGACGAGGGCCGCAGACCGGCCCCGTCTCCCGGCGGGCCGTCGATGCAGTCGGCGTTCGCGATCATCCGGTTGACGAACTGCCGCTGGACGCAGGAGATGAACGGCAGGGTGATAACGACGGCGTTCCTGACCCCGTCTTCGCGGTAGACGATCATGCAGACCCGGTCGTCGGCGATGAAGATGTAGTCGAGCAGGAACGCCGACCCGTCCACAGGGATCGGCCCGCAGTAGATCTTCTCAAAGATGTTCTCCTGGAAGAAGGTGCAGAACGGCTTCGGGACGTAGAGGGAGGCATCTCCGAGCGGCTTTCTGATCCCGCGCTTCCCGTTCGGAAGGAGGACGCTTACGGGGTGCTCCCTCGACGCATCGGCGATCAGCCGGGCGAACTCGCCGATCTCCCGGTAATCCAGGCAGACGACGGCGAGGTCGCGGGTGACGCCGCTAGCGAGCGATTCGGCGTGGCGCCGGATACTCCACTCCCCCTGCACGTACCAGATCGGCGAGTTCTTCGACCGGGCGTCGAGCGAGAGGGCGTCAAGACCCTGCACCGCCGCCGTCGCCGCGGCGTCGACGGCACTTTTTAAGTGGTGGATGACGACGGCGGGCTCGGCCGGGATGTAGACGTGGGGGTTCCCTCGCCGGACGGTGATGAAACCCCGGCCGGCAAGCCCTTCGGCGATGTCGTAGACCCTGGGGCGCGGGACGCCGCTGGCCTCGTGAACCTGGCGGGCGCTCCCCTCCCCGATCCCGACAAGGACGGCGTAGACCCGGGCTTCGTACTCCGTCAGCCCGAGCGCCGTGAGGCTCCGGATCAGGTCGTCCATTATTGTTACTATGAGAGTTACACGAGAGTTAAACCTTCGGGAATACCATACTCTCTAAGATCTCCACCATGCGACTGAGAGCAATTCTTGAGCGTATCAGGCGGTTCGTCGGCAGGGAAAGCAGCAGCCGTTCCGGCACCGGCCCCGACGAGGTCAGCTCCCTCCTCATCGACACCTTCGCCG is a window from the Methanoculleus oceani genome containing:
- a CDS encoding NAD(P)/FAD-dependent oxidoreductase; translation: MENGPRGAILQRDGASYAIVPRTPAGIVSPEHLKSIIKVVRRYDIPVIKMTSGQRMVLVGIKEEDIESIWNELGMTVGQATAPCVHYVQACPGTVTCKYGKQDSLGLGLEVEELYQEMDLPAKLKMGISGCPRCCGESYLRDIGIVGNAKGWTVVFGGNSGGRPRIGDLAAKDLTREEALDLVRRLLEYYRENARPGERTARFVERVGFDAVKKDVLTFAPYIPLDSV
- a CDS encoding TrmB family transcriptional regulator encodes the protein MDDLIRSLTALGLTEYEARVYAVLVGIGEGSARQVHEASGVPRPRVYDIAEGLAGRGFITVRRGNPHVYIPAEPAVVIHHLKSAVDAAATAAVQGLDALSLDARSKNSPIWYVQGEWSIRRHAESLASGVTRDLAVVCLDYREIGEFARLIADASREHPVSVLLPNGKRGIRKPLGDASLYVPKPFCTFFQENIFEKIYCGPIPVDGSAFLLDYIFIADDRVCMIVYREDGVRNAVVITLPFISCVQRQFVNRMIANADCIDGPPGDGAGLRPSSP